A region of the Stieleria neptunia genome:
ATCGGCCAAGCAGTCTCGCAAAATGCGAACGCGTCGAAGCCTGCCGGCGTCGTTCGCCTTGCCGGACGGATCGACACGCCAGTCGACGGCCTTCGTTTACAACATCGACCCGAGTGCCGACCCGACGACGCGAACGTTTACCATGACCCTGCTGATGCTGAACGAAAGGTTCGCGGACGAATTGGCCGGCACGATCGACAAGGAGAGCGTCGTGCGTTCGGAAGACCTCTGGCCGATCCGCTTGAACCAGATGATGGGGACCGACGAAGGGGTGATCCTGGTCGAAGAAAAATCGATCCGGAACGACGAGGCGGGCAGCTACGTGTACTTGGTGACCAACGCCAAGCATGATGAGGTCCTGCCGCCGATTCTCAAGGTGCGGCGTCAGGGGATCGTCAAGAACGACTTGCTGATTCCGTTCTTGGGCAACTGGTCCTTTCAATCGATCACCTTCGTCGATCCACAGGGGGACCCTGAAAGCGTCGACCCGGACGCTCTGTACGTCGGGTTGCTTGAAGACGGTCGACCGCTGGGACCGAACTGGGATGGAGAGTCGGTCGTGCTTGATGGCGGTTCGCAGTGGATGCTTCGCCCCGGCGACCTGGTCAACATCGACCTGTCCGAAGAAGGTTCGGAACTCGGGTTTCATGTCCCGGTCGAAGCGATTTTTAAAACGTCGGACACGTCATCGCTGTTTGTCGTCCGCAACGGACGCGTCGACGAGATTCCGGTCACCCTGGTCCCCGGTGACAATTTGGACGAAGGGTCGATGATGCAGGTGATGTCCCCCGAGTTGCGAGAAGGCATGCAGGTGGTTCGCGACGGCGTGCATCTGCTGCGCTCCGGGCAAACGGTCAACGTCGTCGGCCCGTCCGGCCAAGCATCTGTTGCGACGGAGGTGAACTAGACCATGTCGGCTTCCTCGCCACCGTTGCCATCACTGTCACTCGCGTCGCTCGCGGTCAAGTATCGCCCGATCGTCCTTTCCCTGGTCCTGCTCGGCATGGTGATGGGGGCTGCCACGTACATCACGATTCCACGCCGCGAAGACCCCGAGTTTACGATTCGCGTCTGTGTCGTGTCGACATCCTGGCCCGGCGCGCCGGCGGTCACGGTGGAAGAACTGGTTACCGACAAAATCGAACAAGAGCTGACCGGCATCGAGGAAGTCAAGCTGACGCGATCGACGACGGTGACGGGCCTGTCGACCATTTTCGTCGAACTGGAAGACAACATCGCACCGGAGAAGATCCAAAACGTGTGGGACAAGGTCCGCGCCCGCGTCGACTTGGTCCCGATGCCGTCTGCTGACGTGCGTCCGATCGTCAATGACGAATTCGGCGATACCGCCGTGCTCGTGTTGGCGGTTCACCAAACCCCTTCGGGCGGCCGCGAACTCATTCGCCCCCAAGATCGGTACTCGCCACGTGAACTCGAACGCTTCGCCGAAGACGTGCAGGATGCGTTGCGATTGGTGCCGGGTGTTGCCGAAGTCGAGATGTTTGGTGCACGAGAGGAAGCGATCTACATCGAGACGGAGATGGCGAATTGGGCACAAATCGAACTGACCACGGCCAGGCTTGAATCGTTGGCTCAGGAACGAAACATCATCCAGGCCGGCGGCGAACTCGACACCCGAGCCGGTCACTACAGCGTCAATCCGGGCGGGGAGTTCAATGCGGTGGAGGAGATCACGCAAATCGCCAGCACCGTCCGCACCGACGACGGGGACAACAGCGTTCCCCTGACGGAGCTCGGGCTGACCATTGAGCGCGGGTACGAGGATCCGGCAAGTTATATCTGTCGCGTCGGCGATGCGTCGGGGGCCACCGAGGCGGTGATGTTGGGGATCACGATGAAATCCGGTGCGAACATCATCGACGTGTGCCGCGATTGCAAACAACGCATCAACGAATTGATCGTACGGGAACAGCGCTTGCCATCGGACGTGGCCGTGACCGCGGTTTCCGATCAATCGGAAAGCGTGACGAAAAAGATCCGGGATGTGATCCTCAACGTGGTCGAAGCGGTGTTGATCGTGATCGCCATCGTCTACCTGGTGGTCGGCTTTCGAACCGCCTTTGTCATGGCCGCCAACATCCCGATCGTCGTGATCATCTCCATCGGTTTGATCGCGGTCTTCGGCGTCCAACTGGAACAGATCTCGCTTGCCGCCTTGGTGATCTCGCTGGGATTGCTCGTGGACAATGCCGTTCAGGTCTGTGACCAAGCCCGGACGAACCAGATCGCCGGCATGGCGCCGTTTCCCGCGGCCATCGACGGCGCCAATACACTGGCCATTCCGATGCTGGTCGGCACCCTGACGACGATGGCGGCGTTCATCCCGATGCTGTTTTCACTCGAAGGCGGCGGCAAAGAATACATCTACAGCCTGCCCGTGACCGTCTCGACCACCCTGGCGCTCAGCTGGTTGCTGGCGATGACCTTTTGCGTGATCCTGGCCGGGGTGTTGATCCGCGCGCCCGAGGCGGATTACCCCGCATCACCGGTCGTGTCGTGGTTTCGAAAACTGGCGGCATGGTCCCCCCGCTTGCGCCACCGCCACGCGGTTGAGTCGGCGCAACCACACGGTGAGACAAAACCAACGGGCAATCACGCCTTCAACCTCTACACCCGCGTCGCCCGCTGGGCCGTCAACGCCAAATGGCTGACCGCCTTGGCCACTGCGGTGCTGGTCGTCGCGATTTTGATGTTGCCGGTCAGTTCCGAGTTCTTTCCCGAAGCCGCCGGAACCCAGTTCGCGGTCAAAATCATCTTGCCGGAAACCGCGACGATCGACCATACCGATGCGGCGGCTCGTCAAGTCGAATCGATCCTTCGAAAACTGAGCCGCGAAGGCGGCGCGGAATCTGACCGACTGAGAGCCTATCGGACGATGGTCGGTGGCGGAGGCTCGCGATGGCATCTGGGCTGGGATCCCGAACCCCAATCACGCTCGTTCGCCGAAATTCTGGTCCGCACCACCAGCGACTCGGTGACGAAAGCCTACGCCCAGCGTGTTCGCGACGTCGCCCAGCGCGGCGACGCATCACTGGGGATCGCCCCCATCGTTGGCGCCCGAGTTGTCCCCGTTCAATTGGCCCTGGGACCGCCGGCTGATCCGCTGGTCCTGCGGATCGCCGGAAACGGTTTTGCCGATCCCGCCATCCTCCGCAACACCGCCGATCGCCTCAAGCGACTCGTCGCCGAACAACCTGAAACCTGGGATGTGAATGATTCCTGGGGCATCGACGGGTACCAGATTCGGGTCAACGTCCACCAGGACCAAGCCGTGCTCGCCGGCGTCACGAATTCGCAGATCGCCAAAACCCTGACGTCCTATTATTCGGGACTGCGTTTGACCACGTTCCGCGAAGGCGACCATCAAGTCCCCGTTTACTTTCGTCTCCGCGCCAGTCAGCGCGAGTCAATCGCCGGACTTCAAGAGTCTTACGTCGAAGGAGATCGCGGCAAGGTCCCGCTGGCATCGATCGCAAGTTTGGAACCCGCGTTCGAACTGGCAAGAATCGAGCGACGCAACATGAACCGCACGATCGAGGTCAGCTCCAGGATGGAGCCGGGGGTGACGGGTAACGACGTCGTTTCGCGTATTTTGAAGTCCGAGGAGCTGCGACGTCTTCGCGACAGTCTGCCGGTCGGCTACTCCATCGAGCCCGGCGGCGCCTATGAAGAAAGCGTCGAAGCGGGCGGGCAGATGATGATGTCCTTTGCGATCTCGTTTTTGCTGATCATCTTGTGCCTGATTTTCCAGTACAACGGCTGGTCGAAACCGTTGATCATTCTCTCCACGCTGCCGTTGGCGTTGGTGGGTGCCTGGCTGGGCTTGTTCCTGTCCGACAAATCATTGGGCTTCATGCCCCAATTGGGAATCCTGGCCCTGTTCGGAATCGTGCTCAACACGGCCATCATCTTCGTCGAATTCGCCGACATCTTGATCGCACAAAAGGCGACGGAGAAGCGGAACGCGGGCAGCGGGGATGGCCCCATCCAGGGTCTGAGCGTCGATGAGTTTCGCGGTTGTCTGATCGAAGCGGGCAAGCAACGCATCTTGCCGATCTTTCTCACCACGGCAACCACCGTCGGCGGCTTGATCCCCCTGGCCCTCAGCGGCGGTCCACTTTGGGAAGGCCTGGCGTGGTGCATGATCGTCGGCCTGCTGCTGACAACCCTCCTGACGCTCTTTGTGGTTCCCGCCTTCTATGCGATCCTGGTCGAAACATTCGGCGTCCGC
Encoded here:
- a CDS encoding efflux RND transporter periplasmic adaptor subunit; amino-acid sequence: MTSNPSRGVHRRAGAFAFLVACFAVSISGCDEPTTELREKAPLPVTVMTLSKTVPQSSYSASGSVKSWKTEDLGFEVSGRVEWVLEPGEDIDGRLVDPQDKTKVIMEGTKLAQIESARYEIALQSAEADLEVAILGKEEIEIQLNESLPAQIESAEADLELAKAEYERNKKLESRNATSQSELEQAKNLVATRSATLLSLSASKKQAQAQLKSADAQIKRARQALRDAQRDLDNTVLYGSYQGQISKVSVVPGSVVSAGSPVLTLQMTNPIKVEVELSAKQSRKMRTRRSLPASFALPDGSTRQSTAFVYNIDPSADPTTRTFTMTLLMLNERFADELAGTIDKESVVRSEDLWPIRLNQMMGTDEGVILVEEKSIRNDEAGSYVYLVTNAKHDEVLPPILKVRRQGIVKNDLLIPFLGNWSFQSITFVDPQGDPESVDPDALYVGLLEDGRPLGPNWDGESVVLDGGSQWMLRPGDLVNIDLSEEGSELGFHVPVEAIFKTSDTSSLFVVRNGRVDEIPVTLVPGDNLDEGSMMQVMSPELREGMQVVRDGVHLLRSGQTVNVVGPSGQASVATEVN
- a CDS encoding efflux RND transporter permease subunit, giving the protein MSLASLAVKYRPIVLSLVLLGMVMGAATYITIPRREDPEFTIRVCVVSTSWPGAPAVTVEELVTDKIEQELTGIEEVKLTRSTTVTGLSTIFVELEDNIAPEKIQNVWDKVRARVDLVPMPSADVRPIVNDEFGDTAVLVLAVHQTPSGGRELIRPQDRYSPRELERFAEDVQDALRLVPGVAEVEMFGAREEAIYIETEMANWAQIELTTARLESLAQERNIIQAGGELDTRAGHYSVNPGGEFNAVEEITQIASTVRTDDGDNSVPLTELGLTIERGYEDPASYICRVGDASGATEAVMLGITMKSGANIIDVCRDCKQRINELIVREQRLPSDVAVTAVSDQSESVTKKIRDVILNVVEAVLIVIAIVYLVVGFRTAFVMAANIPIVVIISIGLIAVFGVQLEQISLAALVISLGLLVDNAVQVCDQARTNQIAGMAPFPAAIDGANTLAIPMLVGTLTTMAAFIPMLFSLEGGGKEYIYSLPVTVSTTLALSWLLAMTFCVILAGVLIRAPEADYPASPVVSWFRKLAAWSPRLRHRHAVESAQPHGETKPTGNHAFNLYTRVARWAVNAKWLTALATAVLVVAILMLPVSSEFFPEAAGTQFAVKIILPETATIDHTDAAARQVESILRKLSREGGAESDRLRAYRTMVGGGGSRWHLGWDPEPQSRSFAEILVRTTSDSVTKAYAQRVRDVAQRGDASLGIAPIVGARVVPVQLALGPPADPLVLRIAGNGFADPAILRNTADRLKRLVAEQPETWDVNDSWGIDGYQIRVNVHQDQAVLAGVTNSQIAKTLTSYYSGLRLTTFREGDHQVPVYFRLRASQRESIAGLQESYVEGDRGKVPLASIASLEPAFELARIERRNMNRTIEVSSRMEPGVTGNDVVSRILKSEELRRLRDSLPVGYSIEPGGAYEESVEAGGQMMMSFAISFLLIILCLIFQYNGWSKPLIILSTLPLALVGAWLGLFLSDKSLGFMPQLGILALFGIVLNTAIIFVEFADILIAQKATEKRNAGSGDGPIQGLSVDEFRGCLIEAGKQRILPIFLTTATTVGGLIPLALSGGPLWEGLAWCMIVGLLLTTLLTLFVVPAFYAILVETFGVRPVVLAEAATEDPQPTQRVF